A DNA window from Polyangium spumosum contains the following coding sequences:
- a CDS encoding FG-GAP repeat domain-containing protein has product MPPLTAFAAPPDIEVKLSAIDAETSALGLQKTSEIHAKLPRAGGPVVVRGYEGTDVVGGKTFAVRVATVHGVVLAVGPRDAGEHATELLPALVPGPSGGYEDGAFRALTDLNGDGTLDVVLRGRGGALEVHRIFPTGSAQYEVEMTLAPTEVADIDEDGHLDLVGRVAVPEDDPIRPAFLEVATFEAGRYRARSEVAIAWHARRADAAPRKEKDEPVEDATRARRALEKAWHALRAGRAREATLEALQKEPIPTSLRAPFDAHVARIRAAFPPKPKR; this is encoded by the coding sequence ATGCCGCCTCTCACGGCGTTCGCCGCGCCGCCCGACATCGAGGTAAAGCTCTCCGCGATCGACGCCGAGACCTCGGCCCTCGGCCTGCAGAAAACCTCGGAGATACACGCCAAACTGCCGCGCGCAGGCGGACCGGTGGTCGTCCGCGGGTACGAAGGAACGGACGTCGTTGGAGGAAAGACCTTCGCCGTACGTGTCGCCACGGTGCACGGCGTGGTGCTGGCCGTCGGTCCACGTGACGCCGGAGAGCACGCGACGGAGCTGCTCCCGGCGCTCGTGCCAGGCCCGAGCGGCGGATACGAGGACGGCGCGTTCCGCGCGCTGACGGATCTCAACGGGGATGGAACACTCGACGTCGTGCTGCGAGGACGCGGCGGCGCGCTCGAGGTGCACCGGATCTTCCCGACGGGATCCGCGCAGTACGAGGTCGAGATGACGCTCGCGCCGACCGAGGTCGCCGACATCGACGAGGACGGGCACCTCGATCTCGTGGGCCGCGTGGCCGTGCCGGAGGACGATCCGATCCGGCCCGCGTTCCTGGAGGTCGCGACGTTCGAGGCAGGGAGGTATCGCGCGCGCTCGGAGGTGGCGATCGCGTGGCACGCGCGTCGCGCCGACGCGGCGCCGCGGAAGGAGAAGGACGAGCCCGTCGAGGACGCGACACGCGCGCGGCGCGCCCTGGAGAAGGCGTGGCACGCGCTGCGCGCAGGCCGCGCGCGTGAAGCCACGCTCGAGGCTCTCCAGAAAGAGCCGATCCCGACGTCCTTACGCGCGCCGTTCGACGCGCACGTCGCGCGGATCCGCGCGGCGTTCCCGCCGAAACCGAAGCGCTAG
- a CDS encoding phosphoglycerate dehydrogenase encodes MRLLIADKMDTQALEELRVLGVEIISRPELTKETLPAALDGIGILVVRSTEVTARAIEAGRHLNLIVRAGAGVNTIDVAAASARGVYVANCPGKNAIAVAELTMGLVVALDRRIVDATIDLRAGKWEKTRYAQAEGLYGRRIGVAGLGAIGREVLHRARAFGLEPYAWSRSLSSNKAQRLDVGFARTLEELAARSHVFTIHLPLDSRTRGIVNRNVLDALPDGAIVVNTARSEVMDYEALEVAIAKKGLRVGLDVFPNEPDRGTGTFEPRVLGRGLVYGTPHIGASTEQAQRAIAMETARIIRAFMTEETVPNVVNICATSPARYVVVIRMLDKVGVLANTLSVLKRHGINIEEISNTVFDGALATCTKMRVSGRPGDACLKEIAAFDEVLHVDVVSLPNLA; translated from the coding sequence ATGCGCCTCTTGATCGCCGACAAGATGGACACCCAAGCGCTCGAGGAGCTCCGCGTCCTGGGTGTCGAGATCATTTCCCGCCCCGAGCTTACCAAGGAGACGTTGCCCGCGGCCCTCGACGGCATCGGCATCCTCGTCGTTCGATCGACCGAGGTGACGGCACGCGCCATCGAGGCGGGCCGCCACCTCAACCTCATCGTGCGCGCGGGCGCCGGCGTGAACACGATCGACGTCGCCGCGGCGAGCGCGCGTGGCGTCTACGTGGCGAACTGCCCTGGCAAGAATGCGATCGCGGTCGCCGAGCTGACGATGGGCCTCGTGGTCGCGCTCGATCGCCGCATCGTCGACGCGACGATCGATCTGCGCGCGGGCAAGTGGGAGAAGACGCGTTACGCGCAGGCGGAGGGGCTCTACGGCCGGCGCATCGGCGTGGCGGGCCTCGGCGCGATCGGCCGTGAGGTCTTGCATCGCGCGCGTGCCTTCGGGCTCGAGCCGTACGCATGGTCGCGCTCGCTCTCGTCGAACAAGGCGCAGCGGCTCGACGTCGGCTTTGCCCGCACGCTCGAGGAGCTCGCGGCGCGCTCGCACGTGTTCACGATCCACCTGCCGCTCGACAGCCGGACGCGTGGCATCGTGAACCGCAACGTCCTCGACGCGCTGCCGGACGGGGCCATCGTGGTGAACACGGCGCGCAGCGAGGTGATGGACTACGAGGCGCTCGAGGTCGCCATCGCGAAGAAGGGCTTGCGCGTCGGCCTCGACGTGTTCCCGAACGAGCCGGATCGCGGCACGGGCACGTTCGAGCCGCGTGTCCTCGGCAGGGGCCTCGTCTACGGGACGCCGCACATCGGCGCGTCGACCGAGCAGGCGCAGCGTGCGATCGCCATGGAGACGGCGCGTATCATCCGCGCCTTCATGACCGAGGAGACGGTGCCGAACGTGGTGAACATTTGCGCCACCTCGCCGGCTCGTTACGTCGTCGTGATTCGCATGCTCGACAAGGTGGGCGTCCTGGCGAACACGCTGAGCGTGCTCAAGCGCCATGGCATCAACATCGAGGAGATCTCGAACACCGTCTTTGACGGCGCGCTCGCGACGTGCACGAAAATGCGTGTGTCTGGACGTCCGGGGGACGCCTGCCTGAAAGAAATCGCCGCGTTCGACGAGGTCTTGCACGTGGACGTGGTATCGTTGCCGAACCTCGCCTAG
- the rimP gene encoding ribosome maturation factor RimP, whose amino-acid sequence MQQASNEEPSKKTVDFDRIRAAVGPVLATHGVVFVDLEWFTDQGSWTLRLTIEREGLSDSSDPAGGVSLDDCVEVSRDVSTVLDAHEDAIPHHYSLEVSSPGLERRLKSVSDFRRFRGKLARVKLARPAPDGQSLLRGELVEAPDDKVAVIVDGKRIEAPFADVVEARLVFELATQPKKQKKSGRAGKSKQSGNR is encoded by the coding sequence ATGCAGCAAGCGTCGAACGAAGAACCCAGCAAGAAGACCGTCGATTTCGACCGCATCCGCGCGGCCGTCGGCCCCGTGCTGGCGACGCACGGCGTGGTCTTCGTGGATCTCGAGTGGTTCACCGACCAGGGGAGCTGGACCTTGCGCCTGACGATCGAGCGTGAGGGGCTCTCGGACTCGTCGGATCCGGCGGGAGGCGTCTCGCTCGACGATTGCGTGGAGGTCTCGCGGGACGTCTCGACGGTGCTCGACGCCCACGAGGACGCGATCCCGCACCACTACAGCCTCGAGGTGTCTTCGCCCGGCCTCGAGCGGCGGCTCAAGAGCGTCAGCGATTTCAGGCGATTCCGCGGCAAACTGGCGCGGGTGAAGCTCGCCCGCCCGGCGCCCGACGGCCAGAGCCTCCTGCGCGGCGAGCTCGTGGAGGCGCCGGACGACAAGGTCGCCGTCATCGTCGACGGCAAGCGGATCGAAGCGCCTTTCGCGGATGTCGTGGAGGCGCGTCTCGTGTTCGAACTCGCGACGCAGCCGAAGAAGCAGAAGAAGAGCGGGCGCGCGGGCAAGTCCAAGCAAAGCGGTAACCGGTAG
- the nusA gene encoding transcription termination factor NusA, with amino-acid sequence MATMGATPTVDTSLGAILEQVAKEKGIDRKILVETIEAAILKAAQSVFGPTRELEARFNEDSGQVDLFQYMTVVEEVAEPEREISLADVEKHKLDATLGEELGFQVFWRPEDAEKAREQDKEFGDILKLKAGRTTFGRIAAQTAKQVLLQRVRDAERDLIFNEYKDRKGELIRGIVRRFEKGNNIIVDIGKTEGILPFREQTPRETYRPGDRIVAYVKDIDREARGPQVILSRSDPRLVEKLFEAEVPEIYEGIVRIVSVAREPGARSKIAVTSRDADVDPVGACVGMKGSRVQAVVQELRGEKIDIVPFDRDPARYVIAAIQPAEVHKVIVDEADGRMELVVPDEKLSLAIGRKGQNVRLAAQLTNWKLDIISESKFKQMEEEAIHALQQIDGVSESIAKSMYRLGFRALEEVSEASVEELAAIPGLGGAEVAERIKTQADTTMERLRQERIRAASMRTEPLTDRERLMFIRGVGDRTVGLLEEAGYKTVEDILREDEDRLAIRTGLGIKKARAIRQGARDFVESEQKVLEAGRADARRAAVAASAKQA; translated from the coding sequence ATGGCAACGATGGGAGCGACGCCCACCGTGGATACGAGCCTCGGGGCGATCCTCGAGCAGGTCGCGAAGGAGAAGGGCATCGACCGGAAGATCCTCGTCGAGACGATCGAGGCGGCGATCTTGAAGGCGGCCCAGAGCGTCTTCGGGCCGACGCGCGAGCTCGAGGCGCGGTTCAACGAGGACAGCGGCCAGGTCGACCTCTTCCAGTACATGACCGTCGTCGAGGAAGTTGCCGAGCCCGAGCGCGAGATTTCGCTCGCCGACGTGGAGAAACACAAGCTCGACGCGACCCTCGGCGAGGAGCTCGGCTTCCAGGTCTTCTGGCGCCCCGAGGACGCGGAGAAGGCGCGCGAGCAGGACAAAGAGTTCGGCGACATCTTGAAGCTCAAGGCCGGGCGCACGACGTTCGGCCGCATCGCCGCGCAGACGGCGAAGCAGGTCCTCCTCCAGCGCGTCCGCGACGCCGAGCGCGACCTCATCTTCAACGAGTACAAGGACCGCAAGGGCGAGCTCATCCGCGGCATCGTTCGCCGCTTCGAGAAGGGCAACAACATCATCGTCGACATCGGCAAGACCGAAGGGATCCTGCCGTTCCGCGAGCAGACGCCGCGCGAGACGTACCGTCCGGGCGATCGCATCGTCGCCTACGTGAAGGACATCGATCGCGAGGCGCGCGGGCCGCAGGTGATCCTGTCGCGCTCCGATCCGCGCCTCGTGGAGAAGCTCTTCGAGGCGGAGGTGCCCGAGATCTACGAGGGCATCGTGCGGATCGTCTCGGTCGCCCGCGAGCCGGGCGCTCGTTCGAAGATCGCGGTCACCTCGCGTGACGCGGACGTCGATCCGGTGGGCGCGTGTGTCGGCATGAAGGGCTCGCGCGTGCAGGCGGTCGTGCAGGAGCTGCGCGGCGAGAAGATCGACATCGTGCCCTTCGATCGGGATCCGGCGCGGTACGTCATCGCGGCCATCCAGCCGGCCGAGGTGCACAAGGTCATCGTCGACGAGGCGGACGGGCGCATGGAGCTCGTCGTCCCGGACGAGAAGCTCTCGCTCGCGATCGGCAGGAAGGGCCAGAACGTCCGGCTCGCCGCTCAGCTCACGAACTGGAAGCTCGACATCATCAGCGAGTCCAAGTTCAAGCAGATGGAGGAGGAGGCGATCCACGCGCTCCAGCAGATCGACGGCGTGTCCGAGTCGATCGCGAAGTCGATGTACCGGCTCGGCTTCCGGGCGCTCGAGGAGGTCAGCGAGGCCTCGGTCGAGGAGCTCGCGGCGATCCCGGGGCTCGGCGGCGCCGAGGTGGCCGAGCGGATCAAGACGCAGGCCGACACGACCATGGAGCGGCTGCGTCAGGAGCGCATCCGGGCCGCGAGCATGCGGACCGAGCCCCTCACGGATCGTGAGCGCCTCATGTTCATCCGTGGCGTCGGCGACCGGACGGTGGGCCTTCTCGAAGAGGCGGGCTACAAGACTGTCGAGGACATCCTGCGCGAGGACGAGGACCGGCTGGCGATCCGGACGGGCCTCGGCATCAAGAAGGCGCGCGCCATCCGGCAGGGGGCGCGGGACTTCGTGGAGAGCGAGCAGAAGGTGCTCGAGGCGGGCCGCGCAGACGCGAGGCGCGCCGCAGTGGCGGCTTCGGCAAAGCAGGCGTAA
- a CDS encoding YlxR family protein has protein sequence MMEARTDEQRATPQADRDGSSRVRTCVGCGERVEVPRSGAAPSVLVRLVLGPSGEVAVDAAGGGFGRGAHVHPRPSCVEKAAQKGLSRAAKGKVSLLWDEGPEEAGEEAPSGTAASGKLVPLDAGSLSRVIVRALDRRVQGLIVAAARSRKIAVGADAVTGADVRGEAEMIVVATDAAAGSELSAVRRAVSDGRAVAWGTKKVLATLCSAAASSKRAEGLAVVAIKDDRIAAALREAVQAASALAAPPLSGAAAGRKRHDARRPGGTGQESTSRSKPEDAGGGIDDDGARSDRDRRADG, from the coding sequence ATGATGGAAGCACGGACAGACGAGCAGCGAGCGACGCCGCAGGCGGACCGGGATGGTTCGTCGCGGGTGCGCACGTGTGTCGGCTGCGGGGAGCGGGTGGAAGTCCCGCGCTCCGGGGCGGCACCGTCGGTGCTCGTCCGTCTCGTGCTCGGCCCGAGCGGCGAGGTCGCGGTGGACGCGGCGGGCGGCGGCTTCGGCCGAGGCGCGCATGTGCACCCGCGGCCGTCGTGCGTCGAGAAGGCGGCGCAGAAGGGTCTTTCGCGCGCGGCCAAGGGCAAAGTGAGCCTGCTCTGGGACGAGGGTCCCGAGGAGGCGGGCGAGGAGGCGCCGTCGGGGACGGCAGCTTCCGGCAAGCTCGTCCCGCTCGACGCGGGCTCGCTCTCGCGTGTGATCGTGCGCGCGCTCGATCGGCGGGTGCAGGGGCTCATCGTCGCAGCGGCTCGGTCGCGGAAGATCGCGGTCGGGGCGGACGCGGTGACGGGCGCGGACGTACGGGGCGAGGCGGAGATGATCGTGGTCGCGACGGACGCGGCTGCGGGCTCGGAGCTCTCGGCCGTGCGTCGCGCGGTCTCCGATGGGCGCGCCGTCGCCTGGGGGACGAAGAAGGTGTTGGCTACGTTGTGCTCGGCCGCGGCTTCGTCGAAGCGCGCGGAAGGGCTCGCCGTCGTGGCGATCAAGGATGATCGGATCGCGGCGGCGCTCAGGGAGGCCGTACAGGCGGCCTCGGCGCTCGCCGCGCCTCCGCTTTCAGGTGCGGCGGCGGGCCGCAAGCGCCATGATGCGAGGCGCCCCGGTGGTACCGGGCAGGAGTCCACATCCAGGTCCAAGCCGGAGGATGCGGGCGGCGGGATCGATGATGATGGGGCGCGGTCCGATCGGGATCGTCGTGCGGACGGGTGA
- the infB gene encoding translation initiation factor IF-2 yields the protein MSKVRVYEVAKQLNMDQKTLVALFQSMGIGDVRNHMSAVEADVVERVKRHLERQKAPEVVEERIRPTVVKRRARGSEGETSGPEPTTTPARAAAPAAIPPARASAPSAAPAPTSPTTTPAAPRTTPAQAPVVEAAKPPPAPEKPAATQTAPAQPMEREPKEAREVAPPAPPPAPAVAAAEPVKPAPEKAPEAPAPKPVEAAAAPPAEAPKAAPAPAVAEAPKAAPAPVEAAPAAKAAAEPPKKAEEPAAQVAAPAEAPKAAQPAQPAAPATAPAAKAAEPAPKAAAEPSKKAEEPAKPAPSDAQKPAAAPQQQQRAGGAQQGPSKPTAPPPATTRPPASQQGPGRTPPPSAPPPARTAPASSVPPPRRPSDTPSSVPPRPSSPPKTGIDVWQGRPGVPMPAAQRTTPRRTTYDPRAQAPQPGRPGTGFGPQTGRPGQPGGPRSGPQRPGMGGFRGRPGGPPMQQRRGPAMVSTQEMASHKKVVKIEEQVSLQALAGKMSVKSTDVLLKLLHMGMTGVNINSTLDADTAKIVASEFGWNVEDVAVSETQTLEDATRVESEADMDFELRPPIVTVMGHVDHGKTSLLDRIRKASVAEGEAGGITQHIGAYRVETPRGTIAFLDTPGHEAFTAMRARGASLTDIVVLVVAADDGVMPQTREAISHAQAAKVPIIVAVNKIDKPGSDPDKIKRDLANLGLQPEEWGGQTMFVHVSAKTGQNIDQLLESVILQAELLELKAYPKRRASATVIEALLDRGRGPVARVMIQDGTLRTGDIIIAGSVWGKVRAMTDELGRTVSTAGPATPVEVLGLNEVPSAGDPVHAVKDAKTAEEIAETRRKKASKSLIPQDSRVSLETLTSRLAESDQLELKLIVKGDVQGSVEAICHALSKLSTQKVKVTIVHAGVGGITEGDVNLGVASKAIIVGFNVRPAGKAASHAETEGVEIRLYNIIYNAVDDIRSAMEGLLPATKVEKQLGRAEVRQVFRITKMGTIAGCMVTSGLVKRTAEARLIRDNVVVWTGKLSGLRRFKDDAKEVAEGFECGISLENSPDIKESDIIESFEIEEIKTKLT from the coding sequence ATGAGCAAAGTTCGGGTGTACGAAGTCGCTAAACAGCTCAACATGGATCAGAAGACGCTGGTCGCGCTCTTCCAGTCCATGGGCATCGGCGACGTGCGCAACCACATGAGCGCGGTCGAGGCCGATGTGGTGGAGCGCGTGAAGCGCCATCTGGAGCGGCAAAAGGCGCCCGAGGTGGTCGAGGAACGGATCCGTCCGACGGTCGTGAAGCGTCGCGCGCGGGGCTCCGAAGGCGAAACCTCCGGCCCCGAGCCGACGACGACACCCGCCCGTGCCGCCGCTCCAGCCGCCATCCCGCCTGCGCGGGCCTCCGCTCCATCCGCCGCTCCAGCCCCGACGAGCCCGACGACGACGCCCGCCGCGCCGAGGACGACGCCTGCACAGGCGCCGGTCGTCGAGGCCGCGAAGCCTCCTCCCGCTCCCGAGAAGCCCGCAGCGACGCAGACGGCGCCCGCCCAGCCGATGGAGCGTGAACCGAAGGAGGCGCGTGAGGTTGCTCCGCCTGCGCCGCCCCCGGCTCCTGCCGTCGCGGCTGCGGAGCCCGTGAAGCCCGCTCCCGAGAAGGCCCCGGAGGCGCCCGCGCCGAAGCCCGTGGAGGCGGCAGCAGCGCCGCCGGCCGAGGCGCCGAAGGCTGCGCCCGCGCCTGCGGTCGCCGAGGCGCCGAAGGCCGCTCCGGCTCCGGTCGAGGCTGCGCCCGCCGCGAAGGCCGCGGCGGAGCCGCCCAAGAAGGCCGAGGAGCCCGCGGCGCAGGTCGCGGCGCCCGCCGAGGCCCCGAAGGCCGCGCAGCCCGCGCAGCCGGCCGCTCCGGCGACGGCGCCTGCCGCGAAGGCGGCCGAGCCTGCGCCGAAGGCCGCGGCGGAGCCGTCGAAGAAGGCCGAGGAGCCGGCGAAGCCTGCGCCGTCCGACGCGCAGAAGCCGGCGGCGGCCCCGCAGCAGCAGCAGCGGGCCGGTGGGGCGCAGCAAGGGCCCTCCAAGCCCACGGCGCCGCCTCCGGCCACGACGCGTCCGCCTGCGTCGCAGCAGGGTCCGGGTCGTACGCCGCCGCCGAGCGCGCCGCCTCCGGCTCGCACGGCGCCTGCGTCGTCCGTGCCGCCGCCGCGCAGGCCTTCGGACACGCCGTCGTCGGTCCCGCCGCGTCCGTCGTCCCCGCCGAAGACGGGCATCGACGTGTGGCAGGGCCGCCCCGGCGTTCCGATGCCGGCCGCGCAGCGCACCACGCCGCGCCGCACGACGTACGATCCGCGCGCCCAGGCGCCGCAACCGGGTCGTCCGGGCACGGGCTTTGGTCCGCAGACGGGCCGTCCTGGTCAGCCGGGTGGACCGCGCAGCGGCCCGCAGCGTCCTGGCATGGGCGGGTTCCGTGGTCGTCCGGGCGGGCCTCCGATGCAGCAGCGGCGCGGGCCGGCGATGGTCTCCACGCAGGAGATGGCCTCCCACAAGAAGGTCGTCAAAATCGAGGAGCAGGTCAGCTTGCAGGCGCTCGCCGGCAAGATGAGCGTGAAGTCGACGGATGTCCTCCTGAAGCTCCTCCACATGGGGATGACGGGCGTGAACATCAACTCGACGCTCGACGCCGACACCGCGAAGATCGTCGCGAGCGAGTTCGGCTGGAACGTCGAGGACGTCGCGGTCAGCGAGACCCAGACGCTCGAGGACGCGACGCGCGTCGAGTCCGAGGCGGACATGGACTTCGAGCTTCGTCCGCCGATCGTCACGGTCATGGGTCACGTCGATCACGGCAAGACGTCGCTGCTCGACCGGATCCGCAAGGCGAGCGTGGCGGAGGGCGAGGCGGGCGGCATCACGCAGCACATCGGCGCGTATCGCGTCGAGACGCCGCGCGGGACGATCGCCTTCCTCGACACGCCCGGCCACGAGGCGTTCACGGCGATGCGCGCCCGCGGCGCCTCGCTGACGGACATCGTCGTGCTCGTGGTCGCGGCGGACGACGGCGTCATGCCGCAGACGCGCGAGGCGATTTCGCACGCGCAGGCCGCGAAGGTGCCGATCATCGTCGCGGTGAACAAGATCGACAAGCCGGGCTCGGATCCCGACAAGATCAAGCGCGACCTCGCGAACCTCGGGCTTCAGCCGGAGGAGTGGGGCGGCCAGACGATGTTCGTGCACGTCTCGGCGAAGACCGGACAGAACATCGACCAGCTCCTCGAGTCGGTCATCCTGCAGGCCGAGCTCCTGGAGCTCAAGGCCTACCCGAAGCGTCGTGCGAGCGCGACGGTCATCGAGGCGCTGCTCGATCGCGGCCGCGGCCCGGTCGCGCGCGTCATGATCCAGGACGGCACCCTGCGCACGGGCGACATCATCATCGCCGGCAGCGTGTGGGGGAAGGTCCGGGCGATGACCGACGAGCTCGGCCGCACGGTGTCGACGGCGGGCCCTGCGACGCCGGTCGAGGTGCTCGGCTTGAACGAGGTGCCGAGCGCGGGTGATCCGGTGCACGCGGTGAAGGACGCGAAGACGGCGGAGGAGATCGCGGAGACGCGTCGCAAGAAGGCGTCGAAGTCGCTCATCCCGCAGGACTCGCGTGTCTCGCTGGAGACGCTCACCTCGCGCCTCGCGGAGAGTGATCAGCTCGAGCTGAAGCTCATCGTGAAGGGCGACGTGCAGGGCTCGGTCGAGGCCATCTGCCATGCGCTCTCGAAGCTCTCGACGCAGAAGGTCAAGGTCACGATCGTGCACGCGGGCGTCGGTGGCATCACCGAGGGCGACGTGAATCTGGGGGTCGCTTCGAAGGCGATCATCGTCGGGTTCAACGTCCGCCCCGCGGGCAAGGCCGCCAGCCATGCCGAGACCGAGGGCGTCGAGATCCGGCTCTACAACATCATCTACAACGCGGTCGACGACATCCGCTCCGCGATGGAGGGCCTCTTGCCTGCCACGAAGGTCGAGAAGCAGCTCGGCCGTGCGGAGGTTCGTCAGGTCTTCCGCATCACAAAGATGGGCACGATCGCCGGCTGTATGGTGACGAGCGGGCTCGTGAAGCGGACGGCGGAGGCGCGGCTCATTCGCGACAACGTCGTCGTCTGGACGGGCAAGCTCTCGGGCCTGCGCCGCTTCAAGGACGACGCGAAAGAGGTGGCCGAGGGGTTCGAGTGCGGTATCTCGCTCGAGAACTCCCCGGACATCAAGGAGAGCGACATCATCGAGTCCTTCGAGATCGAAGAGATCAAGACGAAGCTCACCTGA
- a CDS encoding DUF503 domain-containing protein, whose product MFVGVLRLRLDVPGARSLKDRRSVVRSFKERVQSRLKVAVAEVGVLDDPRHATLGVAVVSNSHTVCDQMISSVVSMASTLPDALLADRASEIVSFGEGGRGVVGGIEQTLGHLGHDDDDEGDSA is encoded by the coding sequence ATGTTTGTTGGTGTGTTGAGGCTGAGGCTGGACGTGCCCGGGGCGCGATCGCTCAAGGACAGACGGAGCGTCGTGCGCTCGTTCAAGGAGCGCGTGCAGAGCAGGCTGAAGGTGGCGGTCGCGGAGGTCGGGGTGCTCGACGATCCGCGGCACGCCACGCTCGGGGTCGCGGTCGTGTCGAACTCGCACACGGTTTGTGATCAGATGATCTCGAGCGTGGTGAGCATGGCCTCCACGCTGCCGGATGCTCTGCTCGCCGATCGGGCGAGCGAGATCGTGAGCTTTGGTGAAGGCGGTCGAGGGGTCGTGGGCGGGATCGAGCAGACGCTCGGGCATCTCGGCCACGACGACGACGACGAAGGGGATTCCGCGTGA
- the rbfA gene encoding 30S ribosome-binding factor RbfA, with amino-acid sequence MSGQGLRSARVAARVREELAALLRDMADPRLHGVLISRVEMTDDLQTARIFVRNELGTTLGEQERRSMLKGLEAAGGRLRRDVGKAVQLRRAPDLKFIYDTGQDSAYRVEEILREIRDDDASRDKG; translated from the coding sequence GTGAGTGGACAGGGATTGCGGTCGGCTCGGGTCGCGGCGCGGGTCCGGGAAGAGCTCGCGGCGCTCTTGCGGGACATGGCGGATCCACGCCTGCACGGCGTGCTCATCTCGCGCGTGGAGATGACCGACGATCTGCAGACGGCGCGGATCTTCGTGCGGAACGAGCTCGGCACGACGCTGGGCGAGCAGGAGCGCCGGTCGATGCTGAAGGGGCTCGAGGCGGCCGGCGGGCGGCTCCGGCGCGACGTCGGCAAGGCGGTTCAGCTTCGGAGGGCGCCGGACCTCAAGTTCATCTACGACACGGGCCAGGACAGCGCGTATCGGGTCGAGGAGATCCTGCGCGAGATCCGGGACGACGACGCGAGCCGGGACAAGGGCTGA
- a CDS encoding protein kinase domain-containing protein, whose translation MSLSAGALVGTNVRLLRPLKRGGMGSVWLAEHLTLRTQVAVKFMSERLAQDQEYVARFTREAMASAQIKSPNAVQVFDHGIAEGTPYIVMELLEGEDLRMRLSRVGTIGLDEAATIVVHVARALSKAHALGIVHRDMKPDNVFLCDQDGELFVKILDFGIAKHATAESEGLDGMTGTGAMVGTPHYMSPEQILSARRVDHRADLWSVGVVLYRALTGQVPFQGETLGAVCIAIERGSFVPPSQRRPGLLPTLDAWFLKALARDPAQRFQSAKELADAFLSALAAGGYVPPASPFRLDTTAASMHRSAPSQAPGSMTPLPGSGAAASGAATWVSGATPPTMMGTGPSVATPPPSPLTAEQPPWAMSGAANAPPPLQTFHGSSVTHAEWKSSSRRRAMVTVVSAGLGLVVLVLIVIVVLTKGDGAESGNAAAALPADVTTTAKEVAAPAPTPAPTPTPAPTPEPVALPLPTPTEVAAPPPSASAKASGAAAPARPISTQTSTSTGKTRRDRGF comes from the coding sequence GTGAGCCTTTCGGCCGGCGCGCTCGTCGGTACCAACGTGCGTCTGCTTCGTCCGCTCAAGCGCGGCGGTATGGGCAGCGTGTGGCTCGCAGAGCACCTGACGCTCCGTACGCAGGTCGCCGTGAAGTTCATGTCCGAGCGCCTCGCGCAGGACCAGGAGTACGTGGCTCGCTTCACGCGCGAGGCCATGGCGAGCGCGCAGATCAAGAGCCCGAACGCCGTTCAGGTCTTCGATCACGGCATCGCCGAGGGTACGCCGTACATCGTGATGGAGCTGCTCGAGGGCGAGGACCTTCGGATGCGGCTCTCGCGGGTCGGCACGATCGGCCTCGATGAAGCGGCGACGATCGTCGTGCACGTCGCGCGCGCCCTCTCGAAGGCGCACGCGCTCGGCATCGTTCACCGGGACATGAAGCCCGACAACGTCTTCCTGTGTGATCAGGACGGCGAGCTCTTCGTGAAGATCCTCGACTTCGGCATCGCCAAGCACGCGACAGCCGAGAGCGAAGGGCTCGACGGCATGACGGGCACGGGCGCGATGGTGGGCACGCCGCACTACATGAGCCCCGAGCAGATCTTGAGCGCGCGACGCGTGGATCATCGGGCGGATCTGTGGTCGGTGGGCGTCGTGTTGTATCGAGCGTTGACGGGGCAGGTGCCGTTTCAAGGCGAGACGCTCGGCGCGGTTTGTATCGCGATCGAGCGCGGGAGCTTCGTGCCGCCGAGCCAGCGGCGGCCCGGCCTCCTGCCCACGCTCGACGCCTGGTTTCTGAAGGCCCTCGCGCGGGATCCGGCGCAGCGGTTCCAGTCCGCGAAGGAGCTCGCGGACGCGTTCCTGTCGGCGCTGGCTGCGGGCGGGTATGTGCCGCCGGCGTCGCCGTTCCGGCTCGACACGACCGCGGCGAGCATGCACCGCTCTGCGCCGTCGCAGGCGCCGGGCAGCATGACGCCGCTGCCGGGGAGCGGCGCTGCAGCCTCGGGAGCCGCCACGTGGGTCTCGGGCGCGACGCCGCCGACGATGATGGGCACGGGTCCGTCGGTCGCCACGCCGCCGCCGTCGCCGCTCACGGCAGAGCAGCCTCCGTGGGCCATGAGCGGCGCGGCGAACGCGCCTCCACCGCTGCAGACGTTCCACGGCTCCTCGGTCACGCACGCCGAGTGGAAGAGCTCGTCGCGGCGGCGCGCGATGGTCACGGTCGTGTCGGCTGGGCTCGGGCTCGTCGTGCTCGTGCTGATCGTGATCGTCGTGCTCACGAAGGGTGATGGCGCGGAGAGCGGCAACGCTGCGGCAGCGCTGCCCGCCGACGTGACGACGACGGCGAAGGAGGTCGCGGCGCCCGCGCCGACGCCTGCGCCCACGCCGACGCCTGCGCCCACGCCCGAGCCGGTCGCGCTCCCGCTGCCGACGCCGACCGAGGTCGCCGCGCCGCCGCCGTCTGCGTCCGCGAAGGCCTCGGGAGCCGCGGCGCCCGCCAGGCCGATCTCGACACAGACCTCCACCTCGACGGGGAAAACGAGACGTGATCGTGGCTTCTGA